The region ACTGAGCCACGCCCCGACTAATGGAGCGGAAAACGAGATTCGAACTCGCGACCCTCGCCTTGGCAAGGCGATGCTCTACCACTGAGCTATTTCCGCATTGGAATTATTACTATACCAGTACATTTGATTATTGTCAACTATTTCTTAATACCGTGATGAACCCATTAAGTGTTTGATGACTAATTTTTAAACCTTTGTCTTGATAGAATTTTAATGCATTATCGTTACCATTTGATACAAAAATAAACAGATCAGTTATTGACTCAAAAGAATTTAACCAATCAAGCGACTTTTCAAATAGTGCAGTGCCGATACCTGTATTTATGCGTATCCTATAAGTTCATTGTCATTTTTAGCCACTATTATATAGTTAGCCTTAGCACTCTTAATGGACGGAAGCATCCTGGTCTCAAACACATATTATCAAAAAACTCAGAGTGGATATAGGCCTTAGATTTTCGATAAGTCATTAAATCATTGCATAAATCCTTAATACAGGTAATGTTATCTTCCGAAATCACCTCATAGCTGATATCATATTAATCCTCTTTTCCTCCTTATTGCTTACTTCTTCTTGCAATTATGTACTGCTTTAGCGCTATCAGCAATAAAGATACCCCTACGGCTATATCTATTATTGTGGAACTTACGAGTAGGGGGCGAGAAATAATATAAATTCCTGCCAAGGCAATAAAAAGGGCATCTGAGCCTAATGACATCTTAGCACCTGGATTTTCAGAAGATGCTTTGTTTGAAGTTGTATTCATAATTTTCTTTTTCATAGTTATCCTCACTTATCTGTCGATTAAACTAATTTTCCCTATAAAAAACCAGCATAACAGTATCTTTATCGAGAATTAATGTTTCTCCTGCTAAATGCTTGTCGAAAATCCAGCCATTCTGGGCTTGTTCATTAAGAATCTCCTCAAGACGCTCTGCATCTAAACGTGAAGTTCCTAATAGCCCTTTTCTTTTAACTTCTAAAACTTTATATTCCCGCAAACTAATTTTCCTTTCTTTTTTGTTGAAGTATACTAATGATATCTTTAATTTCCTATAATATTAAATTCTTGCGGATACTCTACAACGCCCGCAGCATCATCTAAGGCACCCTCCTTTAGCTCCAAAGCCATAAAATTTTCTTCCGGCACCGTGAATGGAAGCTTGATTCCCCAAGACCGAGCCGGCTTAAAGCCAAACCTTGGATAATAGTGTTCATGTCCTAAAACAATGACAGACTCAAATCCTAGTTCTTGCGCAATTCTTAGGCCTTCCCGAATTAGCAGCTTGCCAACACCTTTATTCTGGTACTCCGGCAAAACTGCAACTGGGGCTAAAGCTAGTGATTCTACTATCTTTCTTTCGTTAACAATTCTAACCTTTGAAAACAGAATATGTCCTACTAACAGTCCGGCTTTTTCAGCTACCAAAGATAACTCTGCTATAAAAGCGTTACTTTTTCTTAGTCTGCTTACCAGCAGATGTTCACTATGATCACTAAATTGTGCCTCTTGAAAGGCTTTTTGAACTAGATCTTCTACATTTCGATAATCGCGCTCTGTCTCTTTTCTTATTCTAATATTCATTTTGCCCCCTTTTCTCTCTGCCCTTATCTAATGTTAGTTTCCTGAAAAATTCCATACGCTTCCACAAAATCCTCTTACATTTCCCATAATTCTAACTCTGCATACTTCTCCAACAGTATCATAAGAAAGATAATACCATTAGATTACCATGACAAATATTGTAGGATGCCAAGTTAATTGTCTTACGCTATAATGTTGTTTACAAAAGAATATAGATAAACTAATTTTAATAAGTAAGGAGTAACACAGTGAGAAAAATTCGTACTACAACGGCTGCCATTCTATCAGCTTTGTTCATTGCTACCGCCACTGTGCCGGCAGCAGCAGCTCCGACTCTCTATTACTCATCACAACAGCAAAAGAATGCCTATCAACAGTTTAACCAATACCTTATTAGCAAAGGTTATCAACCTTACAATCTAGTACAAAAACCAGTTTCGCAGACTAAACCTGCACCTGCTCCGGCGCCGCAGCCGACTCCCGTTCCTGACAATAATCCAGCACCACAGCAAACAAATACTAAGGATGACCAGCTAACAGCTTCTATCACAGCCCAAGAACAGCAGATGGTTGACCTCGTAAATAAAGAACGCATCAACCGCGGCTTAAAACCACTCACAATAGATATGCGTTTGGTTACAGCCGCTCGTATGAAAAGCATGGATATGATCGAAAACAACTATTTTGGGCATCAATCTCCAGTATACGGATCTCCGTTTGACCTTCTCAAATCTCAGGGTATTACCTATAAAACTGCCGGTGAAAACATTGCTGGTAACTCATCTGTTACTAGAGCTCACACAGGCCTTATGAACTCTTCAGGCCATCGCGCTAACATTCTCAATGCTAATTATACAAAAATCGGCATTGGTATAATTAAAAGCGGGCCCTACGGTATGATGATTACTCAATTATTTATTCGCTAAAAACGCTAAAGCCTGTAACAATGGAAGCATATCAAAGCGGCAATGCCATTGTTGCAGGCTTTAATTTTTTTATATCAGGTGCTTTAGTATTCTTCTAAGTGTTTGGAGGTATTGGTAGAAATATAATGAATATAAGATTATATTATACTGTGTCGCAGCCAATATCTAACAAGGTATTTTGAAAGGAGTTATTACAATTAAAGGAGCACTTTTAAAAGAGAAATTTTTCCTGCACAAAAATAAGCTTATCGCAATATTGGTGATTTTTTGCGTAGAAATTTATCTTTCATTTCAGTTCTACATCGGAGAACCCGAGTTCCCGACAGGGCTATTTGCACTTGATGTATCTAATGCTATTTTACGTGATATGTTATTAGCAGTCATGTTAATTTCTTTTCGAAAACATATTGCGCTCGTCAGACAAAGTGTACAAGATTACCGTCCAATAATGGTTACGGCAATTCTATGGATAGCCATCTCAATTATTATTATCAAATCATTAAATTTAAATTTTAGCGCAATAACTATAATGTCAGTTCTTACAGGTGTGATTAATAATATTATATTCGTCCTACTTGCCGGCTACATATATACTAAATGGAGTAATAAACTGTCTAAAACTATATACTTTTTGTCATATTTTTTTACCATTTTATTGTTTTATAGCGATACAATATATTTTTTTGTTACATCAACGCATATTGAAAGAGTCGTTTTTGACAATTTAAATAATTATTCAATAATGGGTGTACTATATACTACTGATAAGATTGTTTTACTAGGCATATTATTAAGCTTTTCCGTTCTAATGTTATTATTTCAAACTCCGAAAAAGACAGGCTGTTTGCATACAAAAAATGTCTGTACTCTTATTGCGATCTGCATCTTGGCTAACCTTATTAATATTGGTACTGCTTACGTATACCCAAAAGCACTGGTGGCTAATGGTTTTTATGAGGAAGGAGAAATAGAAAAATCAAGAAATTTATCACGCGATATGATATCTGAGTCTGTGACTATAAACTTAATAGGAGAGTTTTTAAAAAATGACGCTATACAAGTGAACGCCTCTAGCCAGCTTTACCGTGTAGCATTTACAGAAGAGGAAACGCGACTATTGAGTGAGTTGAAAATTGCGGTTAATGAAAAACCTGTTTCAACTCAAAAGACTTTTCCATATGAAAAAATAGTTGTAATTATCGCTGAATCTTTCCATCGAGATTATTTACATTTCTATAATCCAAAAATTCCAGCTGAGACGACTCAATTTTTAGATGGTTTATTGGCCAAATATCCCCATTCCGATTACTATTACACTTCCAACAAGCCTACAACTCAGGGCCTCAATTCAATGTTTCTCTCCCAGTCGATTTATTCAGACGATCAATCTTTCGATAATAATGTCACGTTATTTAAAACTCTTGAGAATAACGGTTACGATACAGTGTTTTTGGAGGCTACCAGCCAATATTATAATGATGAATTCCGAGCATATAAAAAACGTTTTGGGATGCAGCTTTACAGAGCGAAAGAAGATCTTGAACGACAAGGATATGTTGGAAGCAGCGGCTGGGGCTTCCATAATGACGTTATGTACGAAGAAACAATCAGGCTATTGGAGGAAAATCGTAATAATAAAATTTTCATAGTTACTAAGATGATCGATTCGCATCAGCCATATCCATATTGCGGGTTTACTAATGATAATATTCCGATGACTATCAATGAGCAAAAGAAAAATCTTTATCTTAAAGCAATTTACTGGGAAAATATTTCCTTGCAAAAATTTTTCAGTGATCTTGAAAACCGGAATTTAATGGACGATAAGACTCTTATCATCTTCACAAGCGATCACAATCCCCATCCGAGTCAGGATGACAATTACAAGGGGCTTGGTAATGGATATCTGCAAATGACCTTGGCTCCCATTCCCCTTATCTTTGTTAGCACAAATTTGCAGCCATTTGCCGATTTTAATAGTTCAACATTTGCGAGTCAGATTGATTTTGCCCCTACACTTTTAGGGATATTAGGCATTCCTTCGCCGCCTGAATTTTCCGGGAAAAATATAATTAATACTCCGGCGGAGCAAAGTTATGCAATAGGATTTCTGGGAGAAACAATTTATTACTGGTCAAGCGACCGCCAAATAAAAACTGATATGTATAGCGGAAAAAATCAAAATTCCCAGGAAAAAGCATTGATTCATTGGGTTCAAGATTTATATGTCAGATACTTTCATGGTAATTCTATCAATGGCCAGTAGCCCGAGTTTTAATTAAGAACACCAAAAAATCCCCCATTTGTAGTGTCATACTCCTACGAAGGGGGATTTTGTCATGGTCTATTGCTTTTTTATTTCAGTTTGATCAATAAGCTCACCATTCAGCTTAAAAGCAGCGACTTTAAGGGTATCATTAGAGGCTTCAAACACAAGGTAATTCGGCATATCGAGCGGATTATAATAAATTTCGTCCACCGGTTTTTGCGGAGACTTTTCCCATACCTTATCACCGCTGCGTCCAGTCGAAATATAGATAGTACCTGATGGATCGAGTTTACCATTTTTCAGTGCCTTGGTCCGCGCATAGGAATGCACATGTCCAATAAATACGAGGTCAACATTATATTTATCAAACACTGGTACAAAGGTTTGGCCACACTCATCTAGCGGCCCATTAAAAGGATATATCCACACCCCACGATGCATAAGTACTACCTTCCACTTTTTCTGGGTTTTGGAAAGGTCTTCTATAAGCCATTTCTTTTGTTGCTCTAACAAGTCAGGGTACCACTCCCGCAGCTCTTTTAGCTGTGTGTTGAGTACAACAAAATGGACATCGCCATAATCATAGGAATAAGCGTATCGTTCTAGGCCTGCCGGACCATTCACCGGAAGAGCGAAAAGCGAAAGATAGTAGTTAGGTTTGGCCATATTCCAGTCAAGACTATATGCCTCATGATTTCCCATGATCGGCACTATAGGTATTGCTTCCAAAAGACCGGCTGCTCCATCAAACCAGGCATTCCACTGCAATTCGTCTTGCCCATTATCAACGAGATCGCCCATATTAATAAAAAATGCTACATCTGCATTATTCTTCCACGCTATCTGAGCTGTTTTAGCCCAATCTTCATAATTTAAGGACTGTGAATCACCAAAAATAAGCGCCTTAAATAATGTTGAATCTGGTTCCGTCCTGAATTCTTTCCATGCAGATTGTCGTTTTCCAACGGAGACACGATATTCATAGTCAGTTCCAACCGTAAGGTTTCTAATATGCGACGTGTAAAGCGTGAAGGGCTTGCCGCCATTATACGAAGGCAGTTCCACCGCCTCTGCTTTAATCCTTGTAATTTTATTCGACTGCTTGGGGCGTATCTCTAAATTCCCGGACTCACCAATTATTTGCGACTTCCATGAAATCATCCGGTCGTGCTTCATATCCGCTGTAATTACGTGCATGATATTACCTACATCAGTATAATAACCGATATTCACTGTTGTAGGTACAGATAAAAGATATATAACAGTTGCGAGGCAAACAAACATAAGCCCCAAGATAAGTCTTTTCATGTATCGCCGCGTACTCCCTTCACCCTGGTTCCTTTAGTCTTACATATAAAGCACAAATTTATCCTCCATAAGACAAGATTATGAACACTTATGGCTTTGTATATTATTCTTCTAATAAGTCAGTTCGATGCAAATATGCCTAACTACGCTCTTTTTCAGTTTCTTCAGCCCCAAAGACATCGAAGACACCGGGACGGTGGTTCTGTCTTACTAAATAACTGCCGACACCTCACCTGGCACTCAACTGTCATGCTCGCAAGATTCCCTCCTATGCTTGTATAGATACGAACCTGAAATGCGAATAAATCAACCTATCCTTTTGTCCAATACCTTAAGATAATAATTATATAAGTAAAAAAAAATGCCAGTGACATTTAATCACTAACAATTAATAATATCGCAATTGACATATAGGACCGTCCTTTTTGTTACATTTTTTCCAAATCGACACCGTCTCTTGTGTCACATGTATTGCCTCGTGTATGTTTTTCTATTACTTCCTTCAAATCATCCTGAACACTTCCAGGAGCCAGTACTACATTTGAACGATAAGCAGCTCGGCAAATTACATGACTGGAGACAGGAGAGGTAAGAAATACAAAGAATATCCCTAGAAATAATTTTATACTAAAATATCCCTCTACAAATAGAAAAAAAAGAAATGTCCCAAGAAGAACGAATAAAATGCCTAGGGTTGAGCTTTTTGAAAGAGCATGAGCACGATTATAAACATCTGGTAAGCGCATAAAACCAATGGCACTAAGGAAACCAAATATAGTCCCAATTAGAATAATGATTGCGATGCATAATTCAATCAGATTGCTTACGCCCAATAACAACACCCCTTTCAATATATCTTGCAAAGGCTATGGTTCCGATAAAGGACAGTATTCCTATCAACAGAATTACTTCAAAAAAGGCTGTGCTTCGGATTAACACAGAAAAAATCGCTACTCCCGCAATAATATAGCTTCCTAAAACATCTAATGCCTGAACTCTTTCAGGAGGTGTAGGCCCCTTTATTAAACGATATATTATTATCAATATAGAGAGTGTTAGAAAACATAACGAAATAACTAGTATCCACTTGTTCATGCTCTTGACACCTTCTTTATTGCTTCTTCAAATTTACCCTTGGACCGCAGAACCGAATCACTCATCTCGGGAATATCCATAGCATGAATATACATTACCTTATTATCAGAAGAAATCTCCATCACAACTGACCCCGGCGTCAAAGTAAGGAGCAGAGCCAGTAACGTAACTTCCACGTCCCCTTTCAAACTAGTTTCAACAGAAAAAATTCCGGGTTTGATATTAATTTTTGGTCTTATGATTCTCTGTATAACCACTATGCTTGACGCAAATAGTTCGTGAATAAAAATAAAAAAGAGTTTCATAACATCTTTCAATGTGAATAGATAGAATTTTGAAGACAAAAAACGCCGTAAGATAAATAACACAAATATACCGAATAAGTAACCACTAATAAAGGTTAAACCGCTCCAATTATCTTGAAAGAACATCCACAAAAATCCAATAAATAAATTAATTAGTACTTGCATAGGCATCGTAATCACCTCTTTCCTTCATAACAGTTACTGCTGAAATTTATCGCCGAGCACTGCATTTAAATACATATTAGGATCTATTAATCCCGCTACTGCCAGATCCACATATTCATGAATTCCTTCCGCTCCTAATCCAAGAGCAATAGTTAAAGCCGTTAGAATACTTAATGGCAACACTAATCCAGCCATGGTTCCTTTTTCCGTCTCTTCGGTAAAATTAGTATATCCCCAAAAAACGTTCATAAAAATTTTCATCACAGAGTATAACACCATAAGGCTTGTTAATAGACCTATCCCTCCTAGCCAGAAGTAGCCCGAATGAAAAGTCCCTTCGGTAATGAAAATTTTACCAACAAAGCCGCTTAGCGGTGGAATTCCGGACAAGGATAATGCTGCAATGAAAAACATCCAACCCAATTGGGGATGTAGGCGGATGAGGCCGCTCATATCTCCAATCTTACTTGTGCCTGTTAGATGAATAATTGTTCCTCCTAAAAGAAAAAGAAGAGCTTTGACGATCATATCATGAATCAAATAATATATAGAACCTCTTATTCCTACCAAGGAAAAAGAAGCAAAACCTGCTAAAATAAATCCAACACCTACCACTACATTATAAGTAATAATTCTTCTTATATCCCAATAAGCTACAGCCCCCATTGCTCCGAGCACCATGGTCGCTGCTGCTAAGACCCCTATAAACAAGTGAGTAATGTAGGGTTCGTGATAAAAAATAATGGAAAACAAACGGATAATCGCATAGATTCCGACCTTTGTCAATAAAGCGGCAAAGATGGCCGCTACAGCGGTTGGAGGAGCACTATAAGAATTCGGAAGCCAAAAGAAAAGAAATAAGCCTGCTTTTAGGCTGAAAACTATTAAAAATAAACAGGCCACTGCTGTCATTAGCCCCCCTTGTCCAACTTCTGCTATCCGCATGGATAAATGAGCCATATTCAAGGTGCCTGTCATAGCATATAAGAATGCAATTGCCACAAGGAATAAGAAGGAAGAAATCATGTTGATTAGAACATATTTCACCGACTCCCTGAGCTGAATCTTAGTTCCCCCTAATGAAATTAATACATAAGATGCCACCAGCATGACTTCAAAACAAACAAACAAGTTAAAAATATCACCGGTTAAGAACGAACCATTAACCCCTGCTATTAGGAATAAACTCAAAGGATAAAAGTAATTCCTCTCTCTTTCTGCATCTGTTGATGAAAAAGCATAGTACAAGCAACATAAAGTTACAATAGCAGTAACAAACACAAGTAATAATGCAAACATATCTGCAACTAGAGTAATGCCAAATGGTGCCTCCCATCCACCTAATTGTAAGGTCTGTATACCTGAAGCTTTAACTTGCTCAGCCAAAAATATCGATACAATAGCAATAATTGCTGTCGCTGCAATACTTAAATACCGGTGCAGTTTAACCCCATATCTGAAAATAACCATTATCATTCCAGCAATGATAGGTATGATAATGGGTAATATAATTAAATTATTCATCCTCACAACCCCTTAATTGCTCTACATCATCGGTCCCTAATACTTTGTAAGTCCGATAACTCAGCACCAAAAAGAGGGCAGTAGTTGCAAAGTTAATTACAATAGCTGTTAACAAAAGGGCCTGAGGCAAGGAGTCGACAAAAGTAGTTGCCTCAAATCCAAGAAGTGGTGGAGCTCCTTTTTTTAAACCGCCCATTGTAAGAATCAGTAAATTTACTCCATGCCCGATAATAGATGTGCCTAAAATAATCCGAAACAAAGTTTTAGAAAGGACTAGGTAAGTTCCAATAGCAAATAGAATTCCGACAATAATTGACATGCTTGTTTCCATTAACGATCATCACCTATACTCATAATGATGGTCAACGATGTTCCTATCACGACCAGGGCAACTCCTACATCGAACAAAACAGCTGTTGCCATCTCCGTCTTACCAAAAATCGGAAGATTAACATACCCGAATACCTGGTTTAAAAATGGTTCTCCAGTAACCATCCCGCTCACCCCTGTGAAAACAGAGATTAATACCCCTATTCCGGAAACCACTTTAAAATCCACATGCAAATTATTCCTGACCTTCTCAATTGAGCCAACGAGAAAGAGAAGAACAATGGCTGCGGCAAAAGCCAGCCCTCCAATAAATCCTCCGCCTGGGTGGTGGTGCCCTGAAACAAAAAGATTAATAGCAAAGGTAAGTATGATAACGACCGCTACTTTTGTAACTGTCCTTAAAATGACATCATTTGGTTCCTTCATTCTCTCTCCTCCCAGCCAAACGCAGCTTTATCAGCGTATATACGCCTAATCCAGCCATGGATAGTACTAAAATTTCTAGCATTGTATCAAAACCACGGAAATCTACCAGGATTGCGTTAACAATATTTTTGGCTCCTGCAAGTTCATAAGAATTTTCATAGTACCCTGAAATTGGTTCAAATAATCGATTTCCGTTTGCTGACAAAGCTACCACTGATATCACAATGCCAACCCCAATAGAGATTAGCGCATTTATCGCTTTAAATTGTATACTGTTATTTTCTTGTCTAAGTCGCGGTAAATGATAAAAGCACAACAAAAACAATGTCGTTGTTATTGTCTCCACAACTAATTGAGTAAGCGCTAAGTCAGGTGCCCGGAAAAGGACAAAAAAGAAAACGACAAGAAAGCCTAATGCACCAACTGCGATTATGGAAGTCAGCCTTGTTTTTGCAAAAATAACGGTTAACGAAACAACAACAACTCCAAGCAGCAGCACTAACTCATAAAAACTAACTTTAGCATCTTGTGAAAAATCAAAGACTATTCCCTTAAATAACAAGGTAGCTCCGCCCACTGCTATGATTATAAATCCGAAGATATAGACAAGATAATCCCGAACAAAGCCCGTCATATATCGCTCAGTTATTCTTCGCGAGTATTCTTCCATTTTTTCCATAATCCATAGATAGGCATTGTTCAAAGTTACTACCTTGGGATAAAAACGATAGATGCTGGACCATTTTTTAGAATTTTTGTACATCAATGTCCCCATAAGCACTACTCCAATGCTCATTAGCAATGCTGTATTAAGACCGTGCCAAGCACTAATTTCAATATGTAAAGATGTCGATTCGGCAAAAGTGGGCAGGACAGCTTTCCATGCAGGCTGCAATAAATATTGCGACAAGATATTCGGGTAGAAAAATATGGCCACTATCAAGCCCGCCAATATCACGGGAGGCAATAACATACCTGCTGGAGCTTCATGTGCTTTCTTTTTTAACTTATTAGCTTTTTGATTTCCTAAAAACGTTTTAAAAAGAATCTTCATACTATAAATAAACGTGAATACACTTGCAAGCCAGGCAATAACCGCCAGAACTATTCCCCAAGCTTTCATGTTAAAAAAGGACATTTCGGCCGCATTCAAAACAGAGGCAAAGAATAATTCCTTACTTAGGAAGCCATTAAATGGAGGTATTCCGGCCATAGCAAAAGTTCCAGCCAAAGTAAGCAGAAAGGATACAGGCATAAATTGCATTAAGCCGCCTAATTTTTTAAGATCCCTAGTTCCTATTTCATGGTCAATAATTCCAACTACCATAAAAAGACAACCTTTAAAAGTTGAATGGTTAACAAGATGGAAAATTGCTGCAAAGACGGCTATAGCATATATCGCCCCATCGGTAGCAACATCAAAATATAAAGCTGCAGATCCCAATCCTAGTAAACTCATAATTAAGCCCAACTGACTAATAGTCGAGTAAGCCAATAAGGCTTTTAGGTCCGTCTGTCTCACTGCATTGATGGAACCATATAACAATGTAATGAAACCAATACCTGAAACTAACCAAAACCACTCTCCAACTCCGCCAAAAACAGGAGTGAAGCGGGCAACTAAATATATCCCTGCTTTTACCATAGTGGCAGAGTGTAAATACGCACTTATCGGAGTAGGTGCCTCCATAGCATCGGGTAACCATATACTAAACGGAAATTGTGCCGATTTTGTAAACGCTCCAAGTAGAACTAGAGCCATTGCGGGTAAAAATAAAAAATGTGACTGAACTATATCCACCTTTTTGATCATTTCCTGAATGCTATAGGTATCTGTTACCATCGAGAGCAGAATGAATCCGGCTAGCATTGATAGCCCACCAAAAATGGTAATCAACAGGGATTTTTGGGCACCAGACCTCGACTTTGCCCGCTCAAACCAGTATGCTATCAATAAGAATGACGAAATACTTGTTATTTCCCAAAAAACATATAAAACAAAAATATTATCAGAAAACACAAGTCCTAGCATTGCTCCCATAAATAAAAGCAAATATATATAAAAGTTTTGCAAAGCCTCTTTTAATTTGGACATATAATATATAGAGTACAAGATAACAAGAAAACCAATTCCGCTAATAATCAAACCGAAGGTTAGGGACAACCCATCAATATTCGCTGACCCATTAATGTTGTATGATGGAATCCAAGA is a window of Veillonellaceae bacterium DNA encoding:
- a CDS encoding Na+/H+ antiporter subunit A — translated: MSYFYLVNVIPFIYALLIPVLHNKFNERIHTGWFVLLVPLAIFLHLCSYIPTIANGNTIYLTLSWIPSYNINGSANIDGLSLTFGLIISGIGFLVILYSIYYMSKLKEALQNFYIYLLLFMGAMLGLVFSDNIFVLYVFWEITSISSFLLIAYWFERAKSRSGAQKSLLITIFGGLSMLAGFILLSMVTDTYSIQEMIKKVDIVQSHFLFLPAMALVLLGAFTKSAQFPFSIWLPDAMEAPTPISAYLHSATMVKAGIYLVARFTPVFGGVGEWFWLVSGIGFITLLYGSINAVRQTDLKALLAYSTISQLGLIMSLLGLGSAALYFDVATDGAIYAIAVFAAIFHLVNHSTFKGCLFMVVGIIDHEIGTRDLKKLGGLMQFMPVSFLLTLAGTFAMAGIPPFNGFLSKELFFASVLNAAEMSFFNMKAWGIVLAVIAWLASVFTFIYSMKILFKTFLGNQKANKLKKKAHEAPAGMLLPPVILAGLIVAIFFYPNILSQYLLQPAWKAVLPTFAESTSLHIEISAWHGLNTALLMSIGVVLMGTLMYKNSKKWSSIYRFYPKVVTLNNAYLWIMEKMEEYSRRITERYMTGFVRDYLVYIFGFIIIAVGGATLLFKGIVFDFSQDAKVSFYELVLLLGVVVVSLTVIFAKTRLTSIIAVGALGFLVVFFFVLFRAPDLALTQLVVETITTTLFLLCFYHLPRLRQENNSIQFKAINALISIGVGIVISVVALSANGNRLFEPISGYYENSYELAGAKNIVNAILVDFRGFDTMLEILVLSMAGLGVYTLIKLRLAGRRENEGTK